The following proteins come from a genomic window of Mycolicibacterium rufum:
- a CDS encoding M1 family metallopeptidase, with amino-acid sequence MRARKRAAKKGSPPVIDPYLPAAGNFGYRVSRYELDLEYKVAINRLAGAATITAATLAELQTFTLDLSDALSVSKVTVNGKRPAHFRTSGNKLHISLADRLPAGAAMTIALRYGGTPRPVRSLWGEVGFEELTEGVLVAGQPNGASSWFPCDDHPSAKASVRIQISTESPYFALANGKLLNRRARAGMTTWVYEQPEPTSTYLITLQIGMYERHRLAKNGVEIHAVAPERLRREIEHDFGRQGQMMKLFVKLFGPYPLESGYTVVITDDDLEIPLEAQGVSIFGANHCDGERGAERLIAHELAHQWFGNSVTVQRWRHIWLHEGFACYAEWLWSEHCGERSADELARHYHQRLRQSPQDLVLADPGPRDMFDDRVYKRGALTLHALRKRLGDKDFFALLKEWTTRYRHASVVTDDFLGLAARYADESLRPLWTAWLYSTDVPPLDHPS; translated from the coding sequence GTGAGAGCGCGCAAACGGGCGGCCAAGAAGGGGTCGCCACCGGTCATCGATCCGTACCTGCCCGCCGCCGGCAACTTCGGATACCGGGTCTCCCGTTACGAACTCGACCTCGAGTACAAGGTCGCCATCAACCGGCTGGCCGGGGCCGCCACCATCACTGCGGCCACCCTCGCCGAACTGCAGACCTTCACCCTCGACCTGTCCGACGCGCTGTCGGTGTCGAAGGTGACCGTGAACGGCAAACGGCCGGCGCACTTCCGGACCTCCGGGAACAAACTGCACATCAGCCTCGCCGACCGGCTGCCCGCCGGCGCGGCGATGACGATCGCGCTGCGCTACGGCGGTACCCCGCGCCCGGTCCGATCCCTGTGGGGCGAAGTCGGTTTCGAGGAACTCACCGAGGGCGTCCTGGTCGCCGGGCAGCCCAACGGGGCGTCGTCGTGGTTCCCGTGCGACGACCATCCCAGCGCCAAGGCCAGTGTCCGCATCCAGATCAGCACGGAGAGCCCGTATTTCGCGCTGGCCAACGGCAAGCTGCTGAACCGCCGCGCCCGCGCCGGGATGACGACGTGGGTCTACGAGCAGCCCGAACCCACCTCCACGTACCTGATCACGCTGCAGATCGGAATGTACGAGCGGCACCGGCTGGCCAAGAACGGGGTCGAGATCCACGCCGTCGCCCCCGAACGGCTGCGCCGGGAGATCGAGCACGACTTCGGCCGGCAGGGCCAGATGATGAAGCTGTTCGTCAAGCTGTTCGGGCCGTATCCGCTCGAGTCGGGCTACACCGTCGTGATCACCGACGACGATCTCGAGATCCCGCTCGAGGCGCAGGGGGTGTCGATCTTCGGCGCGAACCACTGCGACGGCGAGCGCGGCGCGGAGCGGTTGATCGCCCACGAGCTGGCCCACCAGTGGTTCGGCAACTCGGTCACCGTGCAGCGGTGGCGCCACATCTGGCTGCACGAGGGCTTCGCCTGCTACGCCGAATGGCTGTGGTCGGAGCACTGCGGGGAGCGCAGCGCCGACGAGCTCGCCCGGCACTACCACCAGCGGTTGCGGCAGTCGCCGCAGGATCTGGTGCTCGCCGACCCCGGGCCGCGCGACATGTTCGATGACCGCGTGTACAAGCGGGGCGCACTGACGCTGCACGCGTTGCGAAAGCGGCTCGGCGACAAGGACTTCTTCGCGCTGCTCAAGGAGTGGACCACCCGCTACCGGCACGCCAGCGTGGTGACCGACGACTTCCTCGGGCTGGCGGCCCGCTACGCCGACGAGTCGCTGCGTCCGCTGTGGACGGCGTGGCTGTACTCGACCGACGTTCCGCCGCTGGACCACCCGTCGTGA
- a CDS encoding DNA polymerase III subunit delta', protein MAGVFSRLVGQDAVEAELTAAARAARGDSSHTSSPAGGADVVGTMTHAWLITGPPGSGRSVAALCFAAALQCTSEGAPGCGECRACTTTMAGTHADVRRIIPEGLSIGVDAMRTIVQIASRRPGTGRWQIVVIEDADRLTEGAANALLKVVEEPPPSTVFLLCAPSVDPEDIAITLRSRCRHVALVTPGVDAIARVLVETDGLPEAEAAWAASVSGGHVGRARRLATDEQARERRRRALGLARDAATPSRAYAAAEELVATAEAEARALTEDRNEVETEELRTALGAGGTGKGTAGTMRGAAGALKDLERRQKSRQTRASRDALDRALIDLATYFRDALLVSSGAADVAANHPDMRDKVSAMAAHASPAALLRCIEAVLQCREALATNVKPKFAVDAMVGTIGQALRS, encoded by the coding sequence ATGGCCGGTGTTTTCTCGCGTCTTGTGGGCCAAGACGCCGTCGAGGCGGAGCTCACCGCCGCTGCGCGGGCTGCCCGCGGTGATTCCTCTCACACCTCCTCTCCTGCGGGGGGCGCCGACGTGGTGGGCACCATGACGCACGCTTGGCTGATCACCGGTCCGCCCGGGTCCGGTCGATCGGTGGCGGCGCTGTGCTTCGCCGCGGCGCTGCAGTGCACCTCCGAGGGCGCCCCCGGCTGCGGGGAGTGCCGGGCGTGCACGACGACGATGGCGGGCACCCACGCCGACGTGCGCCGAATCATCCCGGAGGGGCTCTCGATCGGGGTCGACGCGATGCGCACGATCGTGCAGATCGCGTCGCGCCGGCCCGGGACGGGCCGCTGGCAGATCGTCGTCATCGAGGACGCCGACCGGCTCACCGAGGGCGCCGCGAACGCGCTGCTGAAGGTCGTGGAGGAGCCGCCGCCGTCGACGGTGTTCCTGCTGTGCGCGCCGTCGGTGGATCCCGAGGACATCGCGATCACCCTGCGGTCGCGGTGTCGGCACGTCGCGCTGGTGACGCCCGGGGTGGACGCGATCGCGCGGGTGCTGGTCGAGACCGACGGCCTGCCGGAGGCCGAGGCGGCCTGGGCGGCGTCGGTCAGCGGCGGGCACGTCGGCCGGGCACGCCGGCTGGCCACCGACGAGCAGGCCCGGGAGCGGCGCCGGCGGGCGCTGGGGTTGGCCAGGGACGCGGCGACGCCCTCGCGGGCCTACGCCGCCGCGGAGGAGCTGGTGGCCACCGCGGAGGCGGAGGCCAGGGCGCTGACCGAGGACCGCAACGAGGTCGAGACCGAGGAGTTGCGCACCGCGCTGGGCGCCGGCGGCACCGGCAAGGGCACCGCGGGCACGATGCGCGGGGCGGCCGGAGCGCTCAAGGACCTGGAGAGGCGACAGAAGTCGCGCCAGACCCGGGCGTCGCGCGACGCGCTGGACCGGGCGCTCATCGACCTGGCCACCTACTTCCGCGACGCGCTGCTGGTCTCCTCCGGGGCGGCCGACGTGGCCGCCAACCACCCCGACATGCGGGACAAGGTGTCGGCGATGGCCGCGCACGCGTCGCCGGCGGCGCTGCTGCGCTGCATCGAGGCGGTGCTGCAGTGCCGGGAGGCGCTGGCGACCAACGTCAAGCCGAAGTTCGCCGTCGACGCCATGGTCGGCACCATCGGGCAGGCACTTCGCAGCTGA
- a CDS encoding Pls/PosA family non-ribosomal peptide synthetase translates to MTAADPTSEIPGQYLLSALAPQPRTLIDILYETSRRYPDATAIDDGAVQLTYAELIADVEDSVAWLAARGIGRGDRIGIRMPSGSYALYVAILATLATGAAYVPVDADDPPERAELVFTEADVVAVITERGLVRGPGSSRGWRATAPLSRDDAWIIFTSGSTGTPKGVAVTHRNAAAFVDAEAEMFLQGSPLGPGDRVLAGLSVAFDASCEEMWLAWRHGACLVPAPRSLVRSGMDLGPWLVSRDITVVSTVPTLASLWPAEALEAVRLLIFGGEACPPELAERLAVDGREVWNTYGPTEATVVACAARLTGKGPVSIGLPLAGWDLAVVDAAGNPVPVGEVGELVIGGVGLARYLDPEKDAEKYAALPTLAWSRAYRSGDLVRLEADGLYFMGRADDQVKVGGRRIELGEVDTALVHLPGVSGGAAAVRRTAGGTPLLVGYVVVAPGAAFDLHAARSRLAESLPAALVPRLVVVDELPTRTSGKVDRDALPWPVGPAEDDAADLGGTLGWLAGLWREVLAAPIDGPEADFFALGGGSLSAAQLIAALRQRYPQVTVADLYDHPRLGSLAGYLEELEPPPATETREVTPVSRLTQAVQVALTVPLASLTGMQWVVWLAIANNVAAALALVPWAWPLSWWWILAGFLLFVTPPGRMGIAVLGARILAGTLAPGTYRRGGSVHLRVWLAERLAEASGAENMAGAPWLMYYARALGNSVGTGVDLHSAPPVTGMLTLGHRCSIEPEVDLTGHWIDGDLFHLGPITVGNDATIGARTTLLPGAVVGKNADVAPGSGVVGKVKNRQYWKGSPAVKSGKAKHPWPDHRPPRSPLWVAVYGLTSVLLGALPLAALAVGLAVVGWGIRGTATLGDAVLPALAWSVPATAAALVVYAALTVLGVRVLSLGLREGYHPVRSRAGWQLWATERLMDGARNYLFPIYAGLLTPWWLRLLGARVGKGTEISTALLIPKFTVVEDSAFLADDTMVASYELGGGWIHVARATVGKRAFLGNSGITQPGRRVPDDGLVAVLSATPHKAKAGSSWLGSPPMRLRRQPTAADALRTFHPSMRLRALRATVETFRFVPVVVTFAIGVGVLLAVQALVLAFGWLGAACLTGLVLLAAGAVAGGIAVLAKWLLVGRITAIEHPLWSSFVWRNEVSDTFVETVAAPWFARAAAGTPVMNVWLRALGATIGRGVWCETYWLPEADLVTLGDGATVNRGCVVQTHLFHDRIMRMDTVVLERGATLGPHCVALPAARLGAGATVGPASLVVRGDEVPASTRWQGNPIAPWLPPRKKRGDAPKTKKPAAA, encoded by the coding sequence CGTCGAGGACAGCGTGGCCTGGCTGGCGGCCCGCGGGATCGGCCGCGGCGACCGCATCGGGATCCGGATGCCGTCGGGCAGCTATGCGCTCTACGTCGCGATCCTCGCGACGCTGGCCACCGGCGCGGCCTACGTGCCCGTCGACGCCGACGACCCGCCCGAGCGCGCCGAACTCGTGTTCACCGAGGCCGACGTCGTCGCCGTGATCACCGAGCGCGGCCTGGTCCGCGGGCCCGGCTCGTCGCGCGGCTGGCGCGCGACCGCGCCGTTGAGCCGCGACGACGCTTGGATCATCTTCACCTCCGGCTCGACCGGCACCCCCAAGGGTGTTGCGGTCACCCACCGCAACGCCGCGGCGTTCGTCGACGCCGAAGCCGAGATGTTCCTGCAGGGCAGCCCGCTCGGTCCGGGCGACCGGGTGCTGGCCGGTCTGTCGGTGGCGTTCGACGCGTCCTGCGAGGAGATGTGGCTGGCCTGGCGGCACGGCGCCTGCCTGGTGCCCGCCCCGCGGTCGCTGGTGCGCAGCGGCATGGACCTGGGTCCGTGGCTGGTGTCCCGCGACATCACGGTGGTCTCGACGGTGCCGACGCTGGCGTCGCTGTGGCCGGCCGAGGCCCTCGAGGCCGTGCGGCTGCTGATCTTCGGCGGCGAGGCGTGCCCGCCGGAGCTGGCCGAGCGGCTCGCGGTCGACGGCCGCGAGGTGTGGAACACCTACGGCCCCACCGAGGCGACCGTGGTGGCGTGCGCGGCCCGGCTCACCGGGAAGGGTCCGGTGAGCATCGGGCTGCCGCTGGCCGGGTGGGATCTGGCCGTCGTCGACGCCGCGGGCAATCCGGTGCCGGTCGGCGAGGTCGGCGAGCTGGTGATCGGCGGGGTGGGGCTGGCGCGCTACCTCGATCCGGAGAAGGACGCCGAGAAGTACGCGGCTCTGCCGACGCTGGCGTGGAGCCGCGCCTACCGCAGCGGCGACCTGGTGCGGCTGGAGGCCGACGGGCTGTACTTCATGGGGCGGGCCGACGATCAGGTGAAGGTCGGCGGGCGGCGCATCGAGCTGGGCGAGGTCGACACCGCGCTGGTGCATCTGCCCGGGGTCAGCGGGGGCGCTGCCGCGGTGCGCCGGACGGCCGGCGGGACGCCGCTGCTGGTCGGGTACGTCGTCGTCGCGCCGGGGGCCGCCTTCGATCTGCACGCGGCCCGGTCCCGGCTGGCCGAGTCGCTGCCCGCGGCGCTGGTGCCGCGCCTGGTCGTCGTCGACGAGCTGCCCACCCGCACCTCGGGCAAGGTGGACCGCGACGCGCTGCCGTGGCCGGTAGGGCCCGCTGAGGACGACGCCGCCGACCTCGGGGGCACGCTGGGCTGGCTGGCCGGGCTGTGGCGGGAGGTGCTGGCCGCCCCGATCGACGGGCCGGAGGCCGACTTCTTCGCCCTGGGCGGCGGCTCGCTGTCGGCGGCGCAGCTGATCGCCGCGCTGCGGCAACGCTATCCGCAGGTGACCGTCGCCGACCTGTACGACCATCCGCGGCTCGGCTCGCTCGCGGGTTACCTCGAGGAGCTGGAACCGCCGCCTGCCACGGAGACCCGGGAGGTCACGCCCGTCTCGCGGCTCACCCAGGCGGTGCAGGTGGCGCTGACGGTGCCGCTGGCGTCGCTGACCGGCATGCAGTGGGTGGTGTGGCTGGCGATCGCCAACAACGTCGCCGCGGCGTTGGCGCTGGTGCCGTGGGCGTGGCCGCTCAGCTGGTGGTGGATCCTCGCCGGGTTCCTGCTGTTCGTCACGCCCCCCGGCCGGATGGGCATCGCGGTGCTGGGCGCCCGGATCCTGGCCGGCACGCTGGCGCCGGGCACCTACCGGCGCGGCGGCTCGGTGCACCTGCGGGTCTGGCTTGCCGAACGCCTCGCCGAGGCCAGCGGCGCGGAGAACATGGCAGGCGCGCCGTGGCTGATGTATTACGCACGCGCACTGGGCAATTCGGTCGGCACCGGGGTCGACCTGCATTCCGCCCCGCCGGTGACGGGGATGCTGACGCTCGGGCACCGGTGCTCCATCGAACCCGAGGTCGACCTGACCGGACACTGGATCGACGGCGATCTGTTCCACCTCGGCCCCATCACCGTCGGCAACGACGCCACCATCGGCGCGCGCACGACGCTGCTGCCCGGCGCGGTCGTCGGCAAGAACGCCGACGTGGCGCCCGGCTCCGGCGTCGTCGGGAAGGTGAAGAACCGGCAGTACTGGAAGGGCTCCCCGGCGGTGAAGTCCGGCAAGGCCAAGCATCCGTGGCCCGACCACCGCCCGCCGCGGTCCCCACTGTGGGTGGCGGTCTACGGGCTGACGTCGGTGCTGCTCGGTGCACTGCCGTTGGCCGCGCTGGCGGTGGGCCTGGCCGTCGTCGGCTGGGGTATCCGCGGCACCGCGACGCTGGGCGACGCGGTACTGCCCGCGCTGGCGTGGAGCGTGCCGGCCACCGCCGCGGCCCTCGTGGTGTACGCGGCGCTGACCGTGCTGGGCGTGCGGGTGCTGTCGCTGGGCCTGCGCGAGGGCTACCACCCGGTGCGCAGCCGGGCGGGCTGGCAGCTGTGGGCCACCGAACGCCTGATGGACGGCGCCCGCAACTACCTGTTCCCGATCTACGCGGGTCTGCTGACGCCGTGGTGGCTGCGCCTGCTGGGCGCCCGCGTGGGCAAGGGCACCGAGATCTCCACCGCCCTGCTGATCCCGAAGTTCACCGTCGTCGAGGACAGCGCGTTCCTGGCCGACGACACCATGGTGGCCTCCTACGAACTGGGCGGCGGCTGGATCCACGTCGCCCGGGCGACGGTCGGCAAGCGAGCGTTCCTCGGCAACTCGGGCATCACCCAGCCCGGCCGCCGGGTGCCCGACGACGGCCTGGTGGCGGTGCTGTCGGCGACGCCACACAAGGCCAAGGCGGGCTCGTCGTGGCTCGGCAGCCCGCCGATGCGGCTGCGGCGCCAACCCACCGCGGCCGACGCACTGCGCACGTTCCACCCCTCGATGCGGCTGCGGGCGTTGCGCGCGACCGTCGAGACGTTCCGATTCGTGCCCGTCGTCGTCACGTTCGCGATCGGCGTCGGTGTGCTGCTGGCCGTGCAGGCGCTGGTGCTGGCGTTCGGCTGGCTGGGTGCGGCGTGCCTGACCGGGCTGGTGCTGCTGGCCGCCGGCGCGGTGGCCGGCGGCATCGCGGTACTCGCGAAATGGCTTCTGGTGGGCCGGATCACCGCGATCGAACACCCGCTGTGGTCGTCGTTCGTGTGGCGCAACGAGGTGTCCGACACGTTCGTCGAGACCGTCGCGGCGCCGTGGTTCGCCCGGGCCGCCGCGGGTACCCCGGTGATGAACGTGTGGCTACGCGCGCTGGGCGCGACGATCGGACGCGGGGTGTGGTGTGAGACCTACTGGCTACCCGAGGCCGACCTGGTGACGCTGGGCGACGGGGCGACGGTCAACCGCGGGTGCGTCGTGCAGACCCACCTGTTCCACGACCGGATCATGCGGATGGACACGGTGGTGCTCGAGCGTGGCGCCACCCTCGGCCCGCACTGCGTGGCGCTGCCGGCCGCCCGCCTCGGCGCCGGCGCCACCGTCGGCCCGGCCTCGCTGGTGGTGCGTGGTGACGAGGTGCCGGCGTCGACCCGCTGGCAGGGCAACCCGATCGCGCCGTGGCTGCCGCCGCGCAAGAAGCGCGGCGACGCCCCGAAGACGAAGAAGCCCGCGGCCGCGTGA
- a CDS encoding glycosyltransferase family 2 protein, with the protein MLRINTSDTHYRDVWIVIPAYHEATVIGDVITDVRSVFEHVVCVDDGSEDGTGDAALRAGAHVVTHPVNLGQGAAIQTGVEYARARRGAEVFVTFDADGQHRVADVVTMIERLRAGDVDLVVGTRFAGATTQTPLMKRWVLKTVARVSRRNRELGLTDAHNGLRVFDRRVAEELDLTISAMGHASEFIALAHEKHWRVAEVPVDILYTDYSKAKGQPLLNGVNIVFDGLLRRRTTR; encoded by the coding sequence TTGTTGCGCATCAACACCTCGGATACGCACTACCGCGACGTGTGGATCGTCATCCCGGCCTACCACGAAGCGACCGTCATCGGCGACGTCATCACCGACGTGCGCTCGGTGTTCGAGCACGTCGTGTGCGTCGACGACGGTAGCGAGGACGGCACCGGCGACGCCGCCCTGCGCGCCGGCGCCCACGTCGTCACCCATCCGGTGAACCTCGGGCAGGGCGCGGCGATCCAGACCGGCGTCGAGTACGCCCGCGCCCGGCGCGGCGCCGAGGTGTTCGTCACGTTCGACGCCGACGGGCAGCACCGCGTCGCCGACGTCGTGACGATGATCGAACGGCTGCGCGCGGGCGATGTGGATCTGGTGGTGGGTACCCGGTTCGCCGGCGCCACCACCCAGACGCCGCTGATGAAGCGGTGGGTACTCAAGACCGTGGCGCGGGTGAGTCGCCGCAACCGCGAACTCGGCCTGACCGACGCGCACAACGGGCTGCGGGTGTTCGATCGGCGCGTCGCCGAGGAGCTCGACCTCACGATCAGCGCCATGGGGCACGCCAGCGAATTCATCGCGCTCGCGCACGAAAAGCATTGGCGGGTGGCCGAAGTGCCCGTCGACATCCTCTACACCGACTACTCGAAGGCGAAGGGCCAGCCGCTGCTCAACGGCGTCAACATCGTCTTCGACGGTCTGCTGCGCAGAAGGACGACACGATGA
- a CDS encoding DUF2304 domain-containing protein, giving the protein MNWIQVLLIASVLVLLVYLLRSRGSARSKAWVKVGYVLFVIAGIYAILRPDDTTVVANWLGVDRGTDLLEYVLIIAFAFTTLSTYMRFKDIELKYTRLARAVALQNARVPEQN; this is encoded by the coding sequence ATGAACTGGATCCAGGTGCTGCTGATCGCCTCGGTGCTGGTGCTGCTGGTGTATCTGCTGCGGTCCCGCGGTAGCGCGCGGTCGAAGGCGTGGGTCAAGGTCGGCTACGTGCTGTTCGTGATCGCCGGGATCTACGCGATCCTGCGGCCCGACGACACCACGGTGGTGGCGAACTGGCTCGGCGTGGACCGCGGCACGGATCTCCTGGAGTACGTGCTGATCATCGCGTTCGCGTTCACCACGCTGTCGACCTACATGCGGTTCAAGGACATCGAGCTCAAGTACACCCGGCTGGCCCGCGCGGTGGCGCTGCAGAACGCCCGGGTGCCCGAGCAGAACTAG
- a CDS encoding GDP-mannose 4,6-dehydratase yields MRTLVTGAAGFIGSTLVDRLLADGHAVVGLDDLSSGRSENLGAAERSDDFEFVKADIVEAGLVGLLEDVKPEVVFHLAAQISVSRSVTEPVFDSSVNVVGTVRLAEAARRAGVRKVVHTSSGGSVYGATPRYPTDEDNALDPASPYAASKVCGEVYFGMFRNLYGLDCSHIAPANVYGPRQDPHGEAGVVAIFSRALLAGRPTKIFGDGSDTRDYVFVDDVVDAFVRASGEAGSGQRFNIGTGVETSTRQLHSEIAAAAGAPDEPEFHPPRLGDVRRSCLDNSRAGSVLGWQPKVALRDGVARTVEYFRENG; encoded by the coding sequence GTGCGAACACTGGTCACGGGGGCAGCCGGGTTCATCGGGTCGACGCTGGTGGACAGGCTGCTCGCCGACGGGCACGCGGTGGTGGGTCTCGACGACCTCAGTTCCGGGCGCAGCGAGAACCTCGGTGCCGCCGAACGGTCCGACGACTTCGAGTTCGTCAAGGCCGACATCGTCGAGGCCGGCCTCGTCGGGCTGCTCGAGGACGTGAAGCCGGAGGTGGTGTTCCACCTCGCCGCGCAGATCTCGGTCAGCCGCTCGGTCACCGAGCCGGTGTTCGACTCCAGCGTCAACGTGGTGGGCACCGTGCGGTTGGCCGAGGCGGCCCGCCGTGCCGGGGTCCGCAAGGTCGTGCACACGTCGTCGGGCGGGTCGGTCTACGGTGCGACACCCCGTTACCCGACCGACGAGGACAACGCGCTCGATCCGGCGTCGCCCTACGCCGCGAGCAAGGTGTGCGGCGAGGTCTACTTCGGCATGTTCCGCAACCTCTACGGCCTGGACTGCAGCCACATCGCGCCCGCCAACGTCTACGGCCCGCGTCAGGATCCGCACGGTGAGGCGGGCGTGGTCGCGATCTTCTCCCGCGCGCTGCTCGCCGGCCGGCCGACGAAGATCTTCGGCGACGGCAGCGACACCCGCGACTACGTGTTCGTCGACGACGTCGTCGACGCGTTCGTGCGTGCGTCCGGCGAGGCCGGCTCGGGGCAACGGTTCAACATCGGCACCGGGGTGGAAACCTCGACGCGTCAACTGCATTCGGAGATCGCGGCGGCCGCCGGCGCGCCCGACGAGCCGGAGTTCCACCCGCCGCGGCTCGGTGATGTGCGGCGGTCCTGCCTGGACAACAGCCGCGCCGGGTCGGTGCTGGGATGGCAGCCGAAGGTCGCGTTGCGCGACGGTGTGGCCCGGACCGTGGAGTACTTCCGCGAGAACGGCTAG